A single region of the Pseudomonas sp. VD-NE ins genome encodes:
- a CDS encoding sugar nucleotide-binding protein yields the protein MRMRLMLLGGGNALGQALIRLGAEEDIGFLAPRPPENGWDAASLTQLLDDTRPDALINLAYYFDWFQAETVSESRMAGQERAIERLAELCQHHNIVLVQPSSYRVFDGSRATAYSEKDEPVPLGLRGQALWRIEQSVRATCPQHVLLRFGWLLDDSPDGTLGRFLARAEQPDELLLADDRRGNPTPVDDAARVIISVLKQLDCAAPLWGTYHYAGHEATTPLALGQAILTEARSLHALAIEAPTAQAHAARPDAAEEPQHAVLACKKILHTFGIKPRAWRAALPGLLDRFYRHG from the coding sequence ATGCGAATGCGCCTTATGTTACTGGGCGGCGGAAATGCCCTTGGGCAGGCGCTGATTCGCCTCGGTGCGGAGGAAGACATCGGTTTCCTCGCCCCCCGCCCGCCAGAAAACGGCTGGGATGCCGCGAGCCTGACCCAATTGCTCGACGACACCCGTCCCGATGCATTGATCAACCTCGCCTACTATTTCGACTGGTTCCAGGCCGAAACTGTCAGCGAAAGCCGTATGGCCGGGCAGGAACGCGCCATCGAACGTCTGGCCGAACTGTGCCAGCACCACAACATCGTCCTCGTGCAGCCCTCCAGTTATCGGGTGTTCGATGGCTCGCGTGCCACGGCGTACAGCGAAAAAGACGAACCGGTGCCACTGGGCCTGCGCGGTCAAGCGTTGTGGCGCATCGAGCAAAGCGTTCGCGCCACTTGCCCGCAGCACGTACTGCTACGTTTCGGCTGGCTGCTCGATGACAGCCCGGATGGCACCCTCGGACGTTTCCTCGCTCGTGCCGAGCAACCGGACGAATTGCTGTTGGCGGATGACCGCCGTGGCAACCCGACGCCGGTCGACGATGCCGCGCGAGTGATCATTTCGGTGCTCAAGCAACTCGACTGTGCCGCGCCACTGTGGGGCACTTACCACTACGCCGGCCACGAAGCGACCACACCGCTGGCGCTGGGCCAGGCCATTTTGACCGAAGCGCGCAGCCTGCACGCCCTGGCCATCGAAGCACCGACCGCCCAGGCCCACGCCGCGCGACCGGACGCTGCCGAGGAGCCGCAACACGCCGTGCTGGCCTGCAAAAAAATTCTGCACACTTTCGGGATCAAGCCGCGCGCTTGGCGTGCCGCACTCCCGGGCTTACTGGATAGGTTCTACCGTCATGGCTGA